One genomic window of Silene latifolia isolate original U9 population unplaced genomic scaffold, ASM4854445v1 scaffold_240, whole genome shotgun sequence includes the following:
- the LOC141638965 gene encoding F-box protein At3g22700-like isoform X1 has product MKKVMSRKKTKTSFKYLPLEIWTLILARMPGKTLLRFRSVCKPWRSIIDGADFVYLHLQLCNINNNSKNKLFVAFEDLGRLGLNGLEAWLRTIRRADTLRKTGHNLMSPGNDDPLGSCIGPSVNGLILTCELIDFKQELILWNPSIRKSLVIPPCPIPSHLQVETAFVFGFAPSTKEHKIIAITSDETPGTQPRDMFFAVYTLSDQRWTVRNNGLNVERSFFEGIFQSFLYSSDTTFLYGGTVFLHGKVHCLAFDYGNNKLHLVSLDFDLESVTFLEVPDLSDKSRPLRFPFILGESVAIFSISTVKASIWVLELDDGKRVWTPWCSEPSSLDGFGLFMDHILSNGPYYYESDCGGCLIIGKKSYHIASGKVQARGKSMRRNVILETYSESLVLHKGYGAQEVDVFPVN; this is encoded by the coding sequence ATGAAGAAGGTGATGAGCAGAAAGAAGACGAAAACTTCATTCAAGTATTTACCCCTTGAAATATGGACTCTGATTTTGGCAAGAATGCCAGGTAAAACCCTGTTAAGATTCAGGTCCGTCTGTAAACCTTGGCGCTCTATAATCGATGGCGCTGATTTTGTTTACTTGCATCTCCAACTCTGCAACATTAATAACAATTCTAAGAATAAATTATTTGTAGCCTTTGAGGATCTGGGTAGACTGGGATTGAATGGTCTAGAAGCATGGTTGAGGACAATTCGTAGAGCTGATACTTTGAGGAAAACCGGTCACAATTTAATGAGTCCAGGAAATGACGATCCTCTAGGGAGTTGTATTGGTCCGAGTGTTAATGGGTTAATTTTAACTTGCGAACTTATTGATTTTAAGCAAGAATTGATATTGTGGAACCCTAGTATTAGAAAATCATTAGTAATCCCTCCTTGCCCAATTCCTTCCCATTTGCAAGTTGAGACTGCATTTGTATTTGGATTCGCCCCTTCGACTAAGGAGCATAAAATTATCGCAATCACATCTGATGAAACCCCGGGTACTCAGCCTAGAGATATGTTTTTCGCGGTTTATACACTCAGTGATCAACGATGGACTGTTCGAAATAATGGCCTCAATGTCGAGAGGTCGTTTTTTGAGGGTATATTTCAGTCGTTTCTGTATTCATCGGATACTACTTTCTTGTATGGGGGTACTGTTTTCTTGCATGGGAAGGTACACTGTTTGGCATTTGATTACGGGAATAACAAACTCCATCTTGTTTCCCTTGACTTTGATTTGGAATCAGTCACATTTTTGGAGGTTCCAGATTTATCCGACAAAAGTCGTCCCCTGAGGTTTCCGTTTATTCTTGGGGAATCGGTAGCGATTTTCAGTATTTCTACAGTAAAGGCCAGCATATGGGTGCTTGAACTTGACGATGGGAAGAGGGTGTGGACTCCATGGTGTTCAGAACCTTCAAGTCTTGATGGATTTGGTTTATTCATGGACCACATACTCTCCAACGGGCCATACTATTACGAGAGTGACTGTGGTGGCTGTTTGATTATTGGGAAGAAGTCTTATCACATTGCTAGTGGCAAGGTGCAAGCGCGTGGAAAATCTATGAGGCGTAATGTAATACTAGAAACATATTCTGAGAGCTTAGTGTTGCACAAAGGATATGGAGCTCAGGAGGTTGATGTCTTTCCTGTGAATTAG
- the LOC141638965 gene encoding uncharacterized protein LOC141638965 isoform X2 produces MKKVMSRKKTKTSFKYLPLEIWTLILARMPAFEDLGRLGLNGLEAWLRTIRRADTLRKTGHNLMSPGNDDPLGSCIGPSVNGLILTCELIDFKQELILWNPSIRKSLVIPPCPIPSHLQVETAFVFGFAPSTKEHKIIAITSDETPGTQPRDMFFAVYTLSDQRWTVRNNGLNVERSFFEGIFQSFLYSSDTTFLYGGTVFLHGKVHCLAFDYGNNKLHLVSLDFDLESVTFLEVPDLSDKSRPLRFPFILGESVAIFSISTVKASIWVLELDDGKRVWTPWCSEPSSLDGFGLFMDHILSNGPYYYESDCGGCLIIGKKSYHIASGKVQARGKSMRRNVILETYSESLVLHKGYGAQEVDVFPVN; encoded by the exons ATGAAGAAGGTGATGAGCAGAAAGAAGACGAAAACTTCATTCAAGTATTTACCCCTTGAAATATGGACTCTGATTTTGGCAAGAATGCCAG CCTTTGAGGATCTGGGTAGACTGGGATTGAATGGTCTAGAAGCATGGTTGAGGACAATTCGTAGAGCTGATACTTTGAGGAAAACCGGTCACAATTTAATGAGTCCAGGAAATGACGATCCTCTAGGGAGTTGTATTGGTCCGAGTGTTAATGGGTTAATTTTAACTTGCGAACTTATTGATTTTAAGCAAGAATTGATATTGTGGAACCCTAGTATTAGAAAATCATTAGTAATCCCTCCTTGCCCAATTCCTTCCCATTTGCAAGTTGAGACTGCATTTGTATTTGGATTCGCCCCTTCGACTAAGGAGCATAAAATTATCGCAATCACATCTGATGAAACCCCGGGTACTCAGCCTAGAGATATGTTTTTCGCGGTTTATACACTCAGTGATCAACGATGGACTGTTCGAAATAATGGCCTCAATGTCGAGAGGTCGTTTTTTGAGGGTATATTTCAGTCGTTTCTGTATTCATCGGATACTACTTTCTTGTATGGGGGTACTGTTTTCTTGCATGGGAAGGTACACTGTTTGGCATTTGATTACGGGAATAACAAACTCCATCTTGTTTCCCTTGACTTTGATTTGGAATCAGTCACATTTTTGGAGGTTCCAGATTTATCCGACAAAAGTCGTCCCCTGAGGTTTCCGTTTATTCTTGGGGAATCGGTAGCGATTTTCAGTATTTCTACAGTAAAGGCCAGCATATGGGTGCTTGAACTTGACGATGGGAAGAGGGTGTGGACTCCATGGTGTTCAGAACCTTCAAGTCTTGATGGATTTGGTTTATTCATGGACCACATACTCTCCAACGGGCCATACTATTACGAGAGTGACTGTGGTGGCTGTTTGATTATTGGGAAGAAGTCTTATCACATTGCTAGTGGCAAGGTGCAAGCGCGTGGAAAATCTATGAGGCGTAATGTAATACTAGAAACATATTCTGAGAGCTTAGTGTTGCACAAAGGATATGGAGCTCAGGAGGTTGATGTCTTTCCTGTGAATTAG